In Acinetobacter sp. TGL-Y2, a genomic segment contains:
- a CDS encoding Maf family nucleotide pyrophosphatase, with protein sequence MANLILASSSARRKELLEQVGLSFDIFSPDVDESVRADESIDAYVKRLAEAKAQAVLTQCPNATVIAADTSLSLDGQIIGKPESKQHAFEIWTALSGRQHHVFSGVCVANAKQVKSRVVTTVVYLQHLSHADMEKYWATGEPVGKAGGYAIQGYAAQFIPAITGSYSNVVGLPLYETLQLLAEFQN encoded by the coding sequence ATGGCGAATTTAATCCTCGCATCGAGTTCGGCTCGACGAAAAGAATTATTAGAACAAGTCGGGCTGAGTTTTGACATTTTTAGTCCAGATGTTGATGAATCCGTGAGGGCAGATGAATCGATTGACGCTTATGTTAAACGGTTAGCAGAAGCCAAAGCACAAGCCGTGTTGACTCAATGTCCAAACGCCACGGTCATTGCAGCGGACACCAGTTTAAGCTTAGATGGGCAGATCATTGGAAAACCCGAATCTAAGCAGCATGCCTTTGAAATTTGGACGGCACTGTCAGGTCGTCAGCATCATGTATTCAGTGGCGTGTGTGTGGCAAACGCAAAACAAGTCAAAAGTCGCGTGGTCACAACCGTTGTATATTTGCAACATTTAAGTCATGCAGATATGGAAAAGTATTGGGCAACAGGCGAGCCAGTGGGTAAGGCAGGTGGCTACGCCATTCAGGGATATGCTGCGCAATTTATTCCTGCTATAACAGGAAGTTATAGTAATGTGGTGGGATTACCCTTATATGAAACGCTACAACTTTTGGCAGAATTTCAGAACTGA
- the gatB gene encoding Asp-tRNA(Asn)/Glu-tRNA(Gln) amidotransferase subunit GatB codes for MSNTQKPAQKSLLIDGWEVVIGIEIHTQLNTNTKIFSGSSTTFGQDPNTQASLVDLAMPGVLPVLNKEVVDLAIRFGLGIDAYIDQASVFARKNYFYPDSPKGYQISQMDNPIVGLGHIDIQLEDGTVKRIGVTRAHLEEDAGKSIHDQFEGMSGIDLNRAGTPLLEIVSEPDMRSVEEAVAYIKSIHTLVRWLGISDGNMAEGSFRCDCNVSLRRPGNEFGTRCELKNLNSFRFIEQAINVEIERQMDILEDGGKIDQETRLFDPVKMETRSMRSKEEANDYRYFPDPDLLPVIISDDQIEFARAQLPELPKARRARFIADFGVTEYDAHVLTLSREMADFYEVVVTSAGGAAQGKVAANWVMGEFSGALNKASLELQDSPVSAEKLGGMIARIVDNTISGKIAKQVFGFMWEEGKTADEIIAEKGLKQETDTGAIEAIIKDVLAANEKMVEEYKSGKEKAFNGLVGQVMKASKGKANPAQVNELMKKLIG; via the coding sequence ATGTCAAACACTCAAAAACCTGCGCAAAAGTCGTTGCTGATTGATGGTTGGGAAGTGGTCATTGGGATCGAGATTCACACCCAGCTCAACACCAACACTAAAATCTTCTCTGGTTCTTCAACGACGTTTGGTCAAGATCCAAATACACAAGCCAGCCTTGTCGATTTAGCAATGCCGGGTGTATTGCCAGTATTAAACAAAGAAGTGGTTGATCTTGCGATTCGCTTTGGTTTGGGTATTGATGCGTATATTGACCAAGCGTCCGTATTTGCACGTAAAAACTATTTCTATCCTGACTCGCCTAAAGGCTACCAGATCAGCCAGATGGACAATCCCATCGTGGGCTTGGGTCATATCGACATTCAACTTGAAGATGGCACAGTGAAGCGCATTGGCGTGACACGTGCGCATTTAGAAGAAGATGCAGGTAAATCAATCCATGATCAGTTTGAAGGTATGTCAGGTATTGACTTAAACCGTGCAGGTACACCACTGCTTGAAATCGTATCTGAACCAGATATGCGTTCGGTTGAAGAAGCGGTGGCTTACATCAAATCGATTCACACCTTGGTGCGTTGGTTGGGTATTTCTGACGGCAACATGGCGGAAGGTTCGTTCCGCTGTGACTGCAACGTATCACTTCGTCGTCCGGGCAATGAATTTGGTACCCGTTGTGAGCTTAAAAACTTAAACTCATTCCGTTTCATTGAACAAGCGATCAATGTTGAAATTGAACGTCAAATGGATATTTTGGAAGATGGCGGTAAAATCGACCAAGAAACGCGTTTGTTTGATCCAGTGAAAATGGAAACCCGTTCAATGCGTTCTAAGGAAGAAGCGAACGACTATCGCTACTTCCCAGATCCTGATTTGTTGCCTGTGATCATCTCTGATGATCAAATTGAATTTGCACGTGCTCAGTTACCTGAGTTGCCTAAAGCCCGTCGTGCACGTTTCATCGCGGACTTTGGCGTGACTGAATATGATGCGCACGTCCTCACCCTTTCGCGTGAAATGGCGGACTTCTATGAAGTTGTGGTGACTTCTGCGGGCGGTGCAGCTCAAGGTAAAGTGGCTGCAAACTGGGTCATGGGTGAGTTTTCTGGCGCTTTGAATAAAGCGAGCCTAGAACTACAAGACTCCCCTGTGTCTGCTGAGAAACTTGGCGGTATGATCGCGCGTATTGTGGACAATACCATCAGTGGTAAAATCGCGAAGCAAGTATTTGGCTTTATGTGGGAAGAAGGCAAAACGGCGGACGAAATTATTGCGGAAAAAGGCTTGAAGCAGGAAACTGATACAGGCGCGATTGAAGCGATTATTAAAGATGTGCTTGCTGCTAACGAAAAGATGGTTGAAGAATACAAATCTGGTAAAGAGAAAGCGTTCAACGGTCTTGTAGGTCAAGTGATGAAAGCGTCTAAGGGTAAAGCCAACCCTGCGCAAGTAAATGAATTGATGAAGAAATTGATTGGTTGA
- a CDS encoding phosphoadenylyl-sulfate reductase produces MTIIPSIDLVDALASEYADKSPSEILALAFNQPGEIAISFSGAEDVVLIDMASHLGKPFRVFSLDTGRLHAQTYQFIEAVRKHYHIQIEICFPESESVEKLVNEKGLFSFYQDDHKECCGIRKVQPLRKKLATLDGWITGQRKDQSPSTRDDIPVVQADVGFSGAGKQLIKYNPLANWSSSDVWSYIRMMEVPFNPLHEAGFISIGCEPCTRPVLPNQHEREGRWWWEEATHKECGLHAGNLK; encoded by the coding sequence ATGACTATAATTCCAAGCATTGATCTTGTTGATGCGCTTGCATCCGAATATGCAGATAAATCACCCAGTGAAATTTTAGCACTGGCATTCAACCAACCTGGTGAAATTGCCATTTCATTTTCAGGTGCGGAAGATGTTGTGTTGATTGACATGGCCTCACATCTAGGCAAACCTTTTCGTGTATTTAGCCTAGATACCGGTCGCCTGCATGCGCAGACCTATCAATTTATTGAAGCGGTGCGGAAACATTATCATATTCAGATTGAAATTTGCTTCCCAGAGAGTGAATCCGTAGAAAAACTGGTCAATGAAAAAGGTTTGTTTAGCTTTTATCAAGATGATCATAAAGAATGTTGTGGTATTCGTAAGGTACAACCCTTACGAAAAAAGCTGGCGACTTTGGATGGTTGGATTACAGGTCAGCGTAAAGACCAAAGCCCAAGTACACGAGATGATATTCCTGTGGTTCAAGCGGATGTCGGCTTTTCAGGTGCAGGTAAACAGCTCATCAAATACAATCCGCTTGCAAACTGGTCGAGTAGTGACGTGTGGAGTTATATTCGCATGATGGAGGTGCCTTTCAATCCACTCCATGAAGCAGGTTTTATTTCGATTGGTTGCGAACCATGTACCCGTCCAGTTTTACCCAATCAGCATGAACGTGAAGGTCGTTGGTGGTGGGAGGAAGCCACACACAAAGAATGTGGACTACATGCAGGTAATCTCAAATAG
- the mreD gene encoding rod shape-determining protein MreD, producing the protein MLSAKKLSSDQQGKDPLFIMVISVVICSVLVVYPLSYDVAGWRPLIMLMVTLFWVLCQPTWCGVWFAFSIGLFTDLLLDAPLGLNALSYVLLTFSIRYFVRERRVMTFSNTWIIVGLALLAHLLFILFAQVVSGMQFSITRHWLPLLSSMMLWPVLYYCLRKWRI; encoded by the coding sequence ATGCTCAGCGCTAAAAAATTATCTTCAGATCAGCAAGGTAAAGACCCATTATTTATTATGGTCATCTCAGTGGTGATCTGTTCAGTGTTGGTGGTTTATCCCTTGTCGTACGACGTGGCAGGCTGGCGCCCGCTCATTATGCTGATGGTGACGCTGTTTTGGGTACTGTGTCAGCCCACCTGGTGCGGCGTATGGTTTGCTTTTAGCATTGGACTGTTCACCGATTTGTTATTAGATGCTCCACTGGGTCTAAATGCCTTAAGTTATGTGTTACTGACCTTTTCGATTCGTTATTTCGTTCGTGAAAGACGGGTCATGACCTTTAGCAATACTTGGATTATTGTGGGCTTAGCGCTGCTTGCGCATTTATTATTTATCTTGTTTGCTCAAGTGGTGTCAGGCATGCAGTTTTCAATTACACGACATTGGTTACCGCTGCTCAGTAGTATGATGCTCTGGCCCGTTTTGTATTATTGTTTAAGAAAATGGCGAATTTAA
- the gatC gene encoding Asp-tRNA(Asn)/Glu-tRNA(Gln) amidotransferase subunit GatC: MSASDAQHSADLNAQTVSSIAHLARLSLDDTQSAEYAQSLNKILGMMDSLKGINTDGVEPLKSPFDHPQPLRADSVSEENHREQYQAVAPATQDGLYLVPRVIE; the protein is encoded by the coding sequence ATGTCAGCTTCAGATGCTCAGCATTCTGCAGATTTAAATGCACAAACCGTTTCAAGCATTGCTCATTTGGCTCGCTTGTCTTTGGATGACACTCAATCTGCTGAATATGCTCAGAGTTTAAATAAAATTTTAGGAATGATGGACAGCTTAAAAGGCATCAATACCGATGGTGTTGAGCCATTAAAGAGCCCATTTGATCATCCGCAGCCCTTACGTGCAGACTCGGTTTCTGAAGAAAATCACCGTGAGCAGTACCAAGCTGTTGCACCTGCAACCCAAGATGGCTTGTACCTTGTGCCTCGCGTGATTGAATAA
- the rng gene encoding ribonuclease G — translation MSDELLINVTPMECRVALVENGTVNELFVERLAKRGLVGNIYKAKVVRVLPGMQAAFVDIGLSRTAFLHINDMIWPRNQPTPNVFELLQPGQILTVQVMKDMLGTKGARLSTDLSIPSRYLVLMPYGHHTGVSQRIESEAERDRLRSIIERNQAEHKLPGSVIVRTAADGIEEEAIAQDMAYLAKLWEFIQRKQKSMIVPSLVFEELPLPQRVIRDLANHETAKIQVDSREVYAKLQEFVEEFVPMMSTRLHHYPGECPIFDLYNVETDIQKALQTRVALKSGGYLMIDQTEAMTTIDVNTGSYVGGRTLEDTVFKTNMEATQVIVRQLRLRNLGGIIIIDFIDMQEASHRDEVLQQFEKVLEKDHAKTKITQVSELGLVEMTRKRTRESLEHLLCEACPTCQGRGYVKSPETVCYEIFREILRYSRDFQSQTGFTVVAHPAVVDRLLTVEAAAVSDLEHFVKRIIKFQVENLYTQEQYDIILN, via the coding sequence ATGTCTGACGAACTGTTAATAAACGTCACACCGATGGAATGTCGTGTGGCCTTGGTTGAAAATGGGACGGTCAATGAATTATTCGTTGAGCGTTTAGCCAAGCGTGGTCTGGTCGGCAATATTTACAAAGCCAAAGTGGTTCGCGTTTTACCAGGTATGCAAGCAGCATTTGTCGATATTGGCCTATCGCGTACCGCTTTTTTACATATTAACGATATGATTTGGCCGCGTAATCAACCAACCCCGAATGTCTTTGAGCTGTTACAACCGGGACAGATTCTCACCGTTCAAGTCATGAAAGATATGCTCGGAACCAAAGGTGCACGTCTCTCGACTGATCTTTCCATTCCATCGCGCTATTTGGTGTTGATGCCTTATGGTCATCATACGGGTGTGTCACAGCGGATTGAATCTGAAGCAGAGCGAGATCGCTTACGCTCGATTATTGAACGCAATCAAGCAGAGCATAAGCTACCGGGTTCAGTGATTGTACGTACGGCAGCTGATGGCATTGAAGAAGAAGCCATTGCTCAAGATATGGCGTATTTAGCCAAGCTTTGGGAATTTATTCAGCGTAAACAAAAAAGCATGATCGTGCCCTCACTGGTTTTTGAAGAACTACCTTTGCCGCAACGTGTGATCCGTGATCTTGCGAACCATGAAACCGCTAAAATTCAAGTCGATTCACGTGAAGTCTATGCCAAACTGCAAGAGTTCGTAGAAGAGTTTGTCCCGATGATGAGCACTCGCTTGCATCATTATCCAGGTGAATGTCCCATTTTTGATCTATACAATGTCGAAACGGATATTCAAAAAGCGCTTCAGACACGCGTAGCGCTGAAGTCTGGTGGCTACCTGATGATTGATCAGACTGAAGCCATGACCACCATAGATGTCAATACAGGCTCATATGTGGGTGGACGCACGCTTGAGGACACGGTCTTTAAAACCAATATGGAAGCGACTCAAGTCATTGTACGCCAACTTAGACTACGTAATTTGGGTGGCATTATCATTATTGACTTTATTGATATGCAAGAAGCATCACATCGTGATGAAGTGTTACAGCAATTTGAAAAAGTGCTCGAAAAGGATCACGCCAAGACTAAAATCACCCAAGTCTCCGAGCTGGGTTTGGTAGAGATGACCCGGAAACGTACACGTGAGTCTTTGGAACATCTGCTGTGTGAGGCTTGTCCCACTTGTCAAGGACGAGGTTATGTCAAATCCCCCGAGACAGTGTGTTACGAAATATTTCGAGAAATTTTAAGATATTCACGAGACTTCCAATCTCAGACTGGCTTTACTGTTGTGGCACATCCTGCGGTAGTTGACCGACTTTTAACAGTAGAAGCAGCAGCCGTCTCGGATCTAGAGCATTTTGTGAAACGCATCATAAAGTTTCAAGTCGAAAATTTATACACGCAAGAGCAATACGATATCATTCTGAATTAA
- a CDS encoding rod shape-determining protein — translation MILKRLIGLFSPDLAIDLGTANTLIYAPGRGIILNEPTVVAIRHSGSQKIVAAVGLDAKRMLGRTPANISAIRPMKDGVIADFEVTETMLNQFIGKVHEKRLFPPAPRVVVCVPCKSTLVERRAIREAVFNAGARDVRLIEEPMAAAIGAGMPVEQACGSMVVDIGGGTTEIAIISLQGCVYSDSLRIGGDVFDEQIIHYVRKAHGCMIGETTAETIKKEVGMAISDGTTLEIEVRGRNLAEGVPRAITVTSDEITQAISEPLRSIVAAVKSALEQTPPELSSDIAERGIVLTGGGALLRNIDKLLSQETGLPVVVAEDPLSCVTRGGGKVLEFFDNPNHDMLFVG, via the coding sequence GTGATTCTAAAACGACTAATTGGCTTGTTTTCGCCAGATCTTGCCATAGATTTAGGCACAGCTAATACACTAATTTATGCGCCAGGACGGGGCATTATATTAAACGAGCCGACAGTTGTGGCCATCCGTCATAGTGGTTCACAAAAAATTGTTGCTGCTGTAGGTTTAGACGCTAAGCGTATGCTTGGGCGTACACCTGCAAACATTTCTGCGATTCGCCCAATGAAAGATGGCGTGATTGCAGACTTTGAAGTGACCGAAACCATGTTAAACCAATTTATTGGCAAAGTGCATGAAAAGCGTCTGTTTCCACCTGCGCCGCGTGTGGTCGTGTGCGTGCCCTGTAAGTCAACGCTGGTTGAACGCCGTGCCATTCGTGAAGCGGTATTTAACGCTGGTGCACGTGATGTCCGTCTGATTGAAGAGCCTATGGCGGCTGCAATTGGTGCGGGCATGCCTGTTGAACAAGCCTGTGGTTCAATGGTGGTGGATATTGGTGGTGGTACCACTGAAATTGCCATTATCTCCTTACAAGGCTGTGTCTATTCAGACTCGCTACGTATTGGTGGCGATGTATTTGATGAGCAAATTATTCATTATGTACGTAAAGCCCACGGTTGTATGATTGGTGAAACCACTGCCGAAACCATTAAAAAAGAAGTCGGCATGGCAATCTCAGACGGCACAACTTTAGAAATTGAAGTACGTGGTCGTAACTTGGCAGAAGGTGTGCCTCGTGCCATTACCGTGACTTCTGATGAAATTACGCAAGCGATTTCAGAGCCATTACGTAGCATTGTGGCTGCGGTGAAATCTGCACTTGAACAAACACCGCCTGAATTGTCATCTGATATTGCAGAGCGCGGTATTGTGTTGACCGGTGGTGGAGCATTACTTCGTAATATTGACAAACTGCTTTCACAAGAAACAGGTTTGCCTGTGGTGGTTGCAGAAGATCCACTGTCTTGTGTCACCCGTGGTGGTGGTAAAGTGCTCGAGTTTTTCGACAACCCGAACCATGACATGTTGTTTGTAGGATAA
- a CDS encoding PA1571 family protein: MNVSEQTMNRGIKNVVESQKKNACVMLNDQGQEVHITKAMVVSACQQLLRQCRSIKN, encoded by the coding sequence ATGAATGTTAGTGAACAAACCATGAATCGTGGAATAAAAAACGTTGTAGAAAGCCAGAAAAAAAATGCATGTGTGATGCTCAATGATCAAGGTCAAGAAGTGCATATCACAAAAGCAATGGTGGTTTCAGCATGTCAGCAGTTGCTGCGCCAATGTCGTAGCATTAAAAATTAA
- the mreC gene encoding rod shape-determining protein MreC gives MQPNLFSRQPPSFRSFIIAVISCVVVLMFNWRMPQVVQPARDVLYAAYNPIYALASYPVLSKEWLSQQTKSEAQLRRENTAMQAELLQAQVRLQKLSELSAENTRLRGLLDTPLIIDGRMEISEVIGTDADPLRHIIIINRGATNQLKVGQTVLDDKGIMGQIINVYPHSSRVMLLSDKEHSLSVRLENSGMRAIVSGTGDLGHLKMEYVPTSSNIKVGDKVYSSGLGQHFPAGYLVGTVVKVKRENAGEFAQIDVKPAAQLAGGHHVVVLFSDSLAMEQPNAQR, from the coding sequence GTGCAACCGAATCTTTTTTCAAGGCAACCGCCATCTTTTCGCTCTTTCATCATTGCAGTTATAAGCTGTGTGGTCGTGCTGATGTTCAACTGGCGCATGCCACAAGTGGTTCAACCTGCAAGAGATGTCTTGTATGCGGCTTATAATCCGATATATGCCCTTGCAAGCTATCCGGTTTTATCGAAAGAATGGCTCAGTCAACAAACCAAATCTGAAGCTCAGCTGCGCCGTGAAAATACCGCGATGCAGGCCGAATTGCTTCAGGCTCAAGTGCGTCTGCAAAAACTCTCAGAACTTTCTGCCGAAAATACCCGTTTAAGAGGTCTACTCGATACGCCGTTAATCATTGATGGACGTATGGAAATTTCAGAAGTGATTGGAACCGATGCAGATCCACTGCGTCATATTATTATTATCAACCGCGGTGCAACCAATCAACTGAAAGTCGGTCAAACGGTACTCGACGACAAAGGTATTATGGGGCAAATCATCAATGTCTATCCGCATAGTAGCCGGGTGATGTTGTTGTCTGACAAAGAACATTCGCTGTCTGTTCGTTTAGAAAACTCAGGTATGCGCGCCATTGTCAGTGGGACAGGGGATTTGGGACATTTAAAAATGGAATATGTCCCGACCAGTTCAAATATTAAAGTCGGTGACAAAGTCTATAGCTCAGGTTTAGGGCAGCATTTTCCTGCGGGATATTTAGTGGGAACTGTGGTCAAAGTGAAACGTGAAAATGCAGGCGAGTTTGCCCAAATTGATGTGAAACCTGCTGCTCAATTGGCTGGTGGTCATCACGTTGTGGTTTTATTTTCAGACTCTCTGGCTATGGAGCAACCCAATGCTCAGCGCTAA
- the gatA gene encoding Asp-tRNA(Asn)/Glu-tRNA(Gln) amidotransferase subunit GatA: MTDLHRLSIREMAEGLKTTQFSSHELTQHYLNRIAKIDPQVKSYVTVTAELALAEATAADGLLKSGMAGLMTGIPLAHKDIFCTQGIKTSAGSKMLDNFISPYDATVVAKAKAAGIVTLGKVNMDEFAMGSTSENSYYGATANPWNLGHVPGGSSGGAAAAVAADLAPIATGTDTGGSIRQPASFCGLTGLKPTYGRVSRFGMIAYASSLDQGGPIARSAEDCAYLMNVIAGHDEKDSTSIEKEADDYVANLNGTSVKGLRIGIPKQYFNVEGLDAEVKARVEESLKKLEEMGAILVEIDLNMTDAYVPTYYLIAPAEASSNLQRFDGVRYGYRCENPVDLMDLYKRSRSEGFGAEVQRRILIGTYALSAGYYDAYYVKAQKVRRLIQQDFLKAFESVDVIAAPSAPTTAYKIGADLSPVEMYLGDIYTIAVNLAGLPAINAPVGFDQNNLPVGLQLIGNYWSESQLLSVVHQYQQATYWHTKRAAIAEENA, from the coding sequence ATGACTGATTTACATCGCTTATCGATTCGTGAAATGGCTGAAGGTTTAAAAACTACACAGTTTTCTTCTCACGAATTGACGCAACATTATTTAAACCGTATCGCCAAAATTGACCCACAGGTTAAATCTTATGTGACGGTGACCGCTGAGTTGGCACTTGCAGAAGCAACTGCGGCAGATGGCTTACTTAAGTCAGGTATGGCAGGTCTCATGACCGGCATTCCACTGGCACATAAAGATATTTTCTGTACCCAAGGCATTAAAACCTCTGCCGGTTCAAAAATGTTGGATAACTTTATCTCACCTTATGATGCAACGGTGGTGGCAAAAGCCAAAGCTGCGGGCATTGTGACCTTGGGTAAAGTCAACATGGACGAATTTGCCATGGGCTCAACCTCTGAAAACTCATATTACGGTGCAACCGCAAACCCATGGAATTTGGGTCATGTCCCTGGGGGTTCTTCTGGGGGGGCTGCTGCGGCTGTCGCGGCTGATCTTGCACCGATTGCAACCGGTACAGATACGGGTGGCTCAATTCGTCAACCTGCATCTTTTTGTGGTTTGACTGGTCTTAAACCGACCTATGGTCGTGTGTCTCGTTTCGGTATGATTGCCTATGCATCGTCTCTTGATCAGGGTGGCCCGATTGCACGCTCTGCAGAAGACTGTGCTTACCTGATGAATGTGATTGCAGGGCATGACGAAAAAGATTCGACTTCAATTGAAAAAGAAGCGGACGATTACGTTGCCAACCTCAACGGCACATCGGTCAAAGGTTTACGCATCGGTATTCCAAAGCAGTATTTTAATGTTGAAGGTTTAGATGCTGAGGTTAAAGCGCGCGTTGAAGAATCTCTGAAAAAACTAGAAGAGATGGGCGCAATCTTGGTTGAGATTGACCTCAACATGACTGATGCCTATGTGCCGACCTATTATTTGATCGCACCTGCTGAAGCATCGTCGAACTTGCAACGTTTTGACGGTGTGCGTTATGGCTATCGCTGTGAAAATCCAGTGGATTTGATGGATCTTTATAAGCGTTCACGTTCAGAAGGTTTTGGTGCAGAAGTTCAGCGTCGTATCTTGATTGGTACCTATGCGCTATCTGCTGGATATTACGATGCTTATTATGTGAAAGCACAAAAAGTACGTCGTCTCATTCAACAAGATTTCTTAAAAGCTTTTGAGTCTGTAGATGTGATTGCTGCGCCTTCTGCGCCAACCACAGCTTATAAAATTGGTGCGGATTTAAGCCCTGTAGAGATGTACTTGGGCGACATTTATACCATCGCGGTGAACTTGGCAGGTCTACCTGCAATTAATGCGCCTGTTGGTTTTGATCAAAACAACCTACCTGTGGGCTTACAGTTGATTGGTAACTACTGGTCTGAATCACAATTGTTGTCTGTAGTACATCAGTATCAACAAGCAACCTATTGGCACACCAAACGCGCTGCAATTGCTGAGGAGAATGCATAA
- a CDS encoding WS/DGAT/MGAT family O-acyltransferase has translation MRPLHPIDYIFLSLEKRQQPMHVGGLFLFQIPNNAPSTFIQDLVADIRESKTIPIPPFNNRLNGLFWDEDEEFDIDHHFRHIALPHPGRIRELLVYISQEHSTLIDRAKPLWSCHIIEGIEGNRFAMYFKIHHAMVDGVAGMRLVEKSLSKDPNTKSIVPLWCVEGNRHKRMTEPKVSKIKNILNTIKDQVAATPRVTQELFQTVFKEMGKNPDYVSSFQAPSSLLNQRVSSSRRFAAQSFEFSRFRQISKALDVTINDVILAVCSGALREYLISQNALPKKPLIAMVPASVRDDQSDMSNRITMILANLGTHKASPLERLDIIIRSVKNAKQRFRRMTPNQILNYSAFVYGAAGLNILSGIMPKRQAFNIVISNVPGPSEPLYWNGARLEALYPASIVLDGQALNITMTSYLDKLEVGLLGCRNALPKMQTLLTHLEDEIQRFESLMHEKMQEQRSNTQPAKDAGASIELALIIDDEAEEDKIKKPA, from the coding sequence ATGCGCCCATTACACCCTATCGATTATATTTTTCTATCATTAGAAAAGCGCCAACAACCCATGCATGTGGGCGGATTATTTTTATTTCAAATCCCTAATAATGCACCGAGCACCTTTATTCAAGATTTGGTTGCAGACATTCGCGAATCAAAGACGATACCCATCCCCCCCTTTAATAACCGTTTAAACGGTTTATTTTGGGATGAAGATGAAGAGTTTGATATTGACCATCATTTCCGTCATATCGCGCTGCCTCACCCGGGTCGTATTCGTGAGTTGCTGGTCTATATCTCGCAAGAACATAGCACCTTGATTGATCGAGCAAAACCGCTGTGGAGCTGTCATATTATTGAAGGGATTGAAGGCAATCGTTTTGCGATGTACTTCAAGATCCATCATGCAATGGTGGATGGCGTAGCAGGCATGCGTTTGGTTGAAAAATCACTGTCAAAAGATCCAAATACCAAAAGTATTGTGCCGCTATGGTGTGTTGAAGGTAACCGCCATAAACGTATGACCGAACCTAAAGTCAGCAAAATTAAGAACATATTAAATACCATTAAAGATCAAGTGGCAGCAACGCCGCGTGTTACCCAAGAGCTGTTTCAAACTGTCTTTAAAGAAATGGGTAAAAACCCAGACTATGTGTCAAGCTTCCAAGCACCATCGAGCCTACTCAATCAGCGGGTAAGTTCATCACGCCGTTTTGCAGCCCAATCCTTTGAATTCAGTAGATTTAGACAGATTTCCAAAGCACTCGATGTGACCATCAATGATGTGATTTTAGCAGTGTGTTCAGGTGCTTTAAGAGAGTATTTGATTTCTCAAAATGCTTTACCAAAGAAGCCTTTAATTGCGATGGTTCCTGCTTCTGTCCGTGATGATCAATCGGATATGAGTAATCGCATCACCATGATTTTAGCCAATTTGGGCACACACAAAGCATCGCCACTTGAACGTTTAGATATTATTATTCGCAGCGTCAAAAACGCCAAACAGCGCTTTCGTCGGATGACGCCGAATCAGATTTTGAATTACAGTGCATTTGTCTATGGTGCAGCAGGGTTGAATATCTTGTCAGGTATTATGCCAAAGCGACAGGCCTTTAATATTGTAATTTCGAATGTACCTGGACCCAGTGAACCGTTGTATTGGAATGGTGCACGCTTAGAAGCACTTTACCCTGCATCGATTGTGCTCGATGGACAAGCCCTGAATATTACCATGACCAGTTATTTGGATAAGCTTGAAGTGGGTTTATTGGGATGTCGTAATGCGTTACCGAAAATGCAAACTTTACTGACGCATTTAGAGGATGAAATCCAACGTTTTGAAAGCTTAATGCATGAAAAAATGCAGGAACAACGTTCAAATACCCAGCCTGCTAAAGATGCTGGAGCATCGATTGAATTGGCGTTGATCATTGATGATGAAGCAGAAGAAGATAAAATCAAGAAACCTGCTTAA